In Meiothermus sp. QL-1, one DNA window encodes the following:
- a CDS encoding pyruvate, water dikinase regulatory protein, with protein sequence MQRTVFIVSDHTGLTAESVARSLLAQFEGVSFRYVMRPFTNSEEEVYELLYEINATHQREGVRPIVFSTLANPTLNDQLKTAPALHFDLFRTYLGELERELGRPPTGRVGRLHSISDRNYFTRIEAVDFALSTDDGLGERYYQMADVILVGVSRAGKTPTCLFLGMQYGIRASNYPLAEEDFEREALPKAIQPYQDKVYGLTIHPQRLHQVRTQRKPGSRYASLEQCEYEVRRAELLFRHLGIRYFDTTSASIEEIAANIVQTAGLERRIG encoded by the coding sequence ATGCAGCGCACCGTCTTCATCGTCTCCGACCACACCGGCCTCACAGCCGAGTCGGTGGCCCGGAGCCTTCTGGCCCAGTTCGAGGGGGTCTCGTTCCGCTACGTTATGCGCCCCTTCACCAACAGCGAAGAAGAGGTCTACGAGCTCCTTTACGAGATCAACGCCACCCACCAGCGAGAAGGGGTACGGCCCATCGTCTTCTCCACCCTGGCCAACCCCACCCTCAACGACCAGCTCAAGACCGCCCCAGCGCTGCACTTCGATCTCTTTCGCACCTACTTGGGCGAGCTGGAGCGCGAGCTGGGCCGGCCCCCCACCGGCAGGGTGGGGCGGCTCCACAGCATCAGCGACCGCAACTACTTCACCCGCATCGAGGCGGTGGACTTCGCCCTCTCCACCGACGACGGCCTGGGCGAGCGCTACTACCAGATGGCCGACGTCATCCTGGTCGGGGTGAGCCGGGCCGGTAAGACCCCCACCTGCTTGTTTTTGGGGATGCAGTACGGCATCCGGGCCTCCAACTACCCCCTGGCAGAGGAGGATTTTGAGCGGGAGGCGCTGCCCAAGGCCATCCAGCCCTACCAGGACAAGGTCTACGGTCTCACCATCCATCCCCAGCGGCTGCACCAGGTGCGCACCCAGCGCAAACCTGGTAGCCGCTACGCCTCGCTGGAGCAGTGCGAGTACGAGGTGCGGCGGGCCGAGCTGCTTTTCAGGCACCTCGGCATCCGCTACTTCGACACCACCAGCGCTTCCATCGAGGAGATTGCCGCCAACATCGTGCAGACTGCCGGTCTGGAACGGCGCATTGGCTAG
- a CDS encoding isoprenyl transferase, which yields MAVTSPPIPRPSLRRQLVHLAEALLRPLYWWYERRIKAEVCRGQVPRHLGLILDGNRRFARELGLPGHMGHEFGVQKAYEVLEWCLELGIPTVTIWVFSTDNFSRSPAEVETLMGLFVREAERMAQDPRIHAHRVRVRVIGRHDRFPPKVLEALERLERSTAHHSGMLLQIAMGYGGREEIVDAVKRLLKEAAETGKSPEELAAELDIGHISERLYTAGVPDPDFIIRTSGEIRLSGFLLWQSAYSEYYFFDAFWPAFRKVDFLRAVRDYQKRERRFGR from the coding sequence ATGGCGGTGACATCCCCCCCTATTCCCAGGCCCTCTTTGCGAAGGCAGCTTGTACACCTGGCTGAGGCTTTGCTCAGGCCCCTGTATTGGTGGTACGAGAGGCGCATCAAAGCCGAGGTTTGCCGAGGGCAGGTGCCGCGCCACCTAGGGCTGATATTGGACGGCAACCGCCGTTTTGCCCGGGAGCTGGGGCTGCCCGGGCATATGGGCCACGAATTCGGGGTGCAGAAAGCCTATGAGGTGCTGGAGTGGTGCTTGGAGCTGGGCATCCCCACCGTGACCATCTGGGTGTTTTCTACCGATAACTTCAGCCGCAGCCCCGCCGAAGTAGAGACCCTGATGGGGCTTTTTGTGCGGGAAGCAGAGCGCATGGCCCAGGACCCTCGCATCCACGCCCATCGGGTGCGGGTGCGGGTGATTGGCCGTCACGACCGCTTTCCGCCCAAGGTGCTGGAGGCGCTGGAGCGGCTCGAGCGCTCCACCGCCCACCACAGCGGCATGCTTTTGCAGATTGCCATGGGCTACGGCGGCCGGGAGGAGATTGTGGATGCGGTCAAGCGGCTTTTGAAGGAGGCTGCGGAGACCGGAAAGTCCCCCGAGGAGCTGGCCGCCGAGCTGGACATAGGGCACATCTCCGAACGGCTTTACACCGCTGGGGTGCCCGACCCAGACTTCATCATCCGCACCTCGGGGGAAATCAGGCTCTCGGGCTTTCTGCTCTGGCAGTCGGCCTACAGCGAGTACTACTTCTTCGATGCTTTCTGGCCCGCTTTCCGCAAGGTGGACTTTTTGCGCGCGGTGCGGGATTACCAGAAGCGCGAACGGCGCTTTGGCCGGTAG
- a CDS encoding Rieske (2Fe-2S) protein — protein MWKPVAKLEDFQNGRLVVRLEGEKAPVLLLYTGSEVFAIADVCTHDKNPLSDGPLDLTPGAESIQCSRHGARFSLRTGKATLPAPRPAKVYRARLEDGQVWLEL, from the coding sequence ATGTGGAAGCCTGTCGCCAAGCTCGAGGACTTCCAAAACGGCCGGCTGGTGGTACGGCTGGAAGGTGAGAAGGCCCCTGTGCTCCTGCTTTACACCGGCAGCGAGGTCTTCGCCATTGCCGACGTCTGCACCCACGACAAAAACCCCCTTTCGGACGGGCCCCTGGACCTCACCCCAGGGGCCGAGAGCATCCAGTGCAGCCGCCACGGGGCCCGCTTCAGCCTGCGCACCGGCAAGGCCACCCTGCCGGCCCCCCGCCCGGCCAAGGTCTACCGAGCCAGGCTCGAGGACGGCCAGGTCTGGCTGGAGCTCTAG
- a CDS encoding nicotinate phosphoribosyltransferase: protein MRPLNPHNLILNTDSYKASHFAQFPKGMTHASWYIESRGGDYNFVRFFGLQAFLIEYLSKGVTQADVEEAREVFTAHGLPFPYEGWRYIAEELGGRLPVRIRAVPEGMVVPVHNPLVIIESTDPKVPWLPGWLETALLRAVWYPTTVCTISWAIRNTIREYLEKTADDPEAELPFKLHDFGARGVSSLESAGLGGMAHLVNFQGTDTVTALVYARNYYGAEMAGYSIPAMEHSTVTSFGREGEAQAYRQMIETYGKPGALFAMVIDSYNREHAVGQIIGEELRELIQKSGATAVIRPDSGDPPFVVLRTVQTLEAKFGATVNTKGYKVLNGVRVIQGDGVNADTIRKVLFLLEQWGYSASNVAFGMGGALLQHPHRDTQKFAQKLHLVTVNGQTYGVGKSPVDDPVKLSKRGRLDVIRDERGIRTVELPLEETQPHPQSILHTVFENGAILKRYTFEEVRKNA from the coding sequence ATGAGACCCCTAAACCCCCACAACCTGATTCTCAACACCGACAGCTACAAGGCCTCCCACTTCGCCCAGTTCCCCAAGGGCATGACCCATGCCAGCTGGTACATCGAGAGCCGAGGCGGCGACTACAACTTCGTGCGCTTCTTCGGCTTGCAGGCTTTCCTGATCGAGTACCTGAGCAAGGGCGTCACCCAGGCCGATGTGGAGGAGGCCCGGGAAGTATTTACCGCTCATGGCCTCCCCTTTCCCTATGAGGGCTGGCGCTACATCGCGGAGGAGCTGGGCGGGCGTCTGCCGGTGCGCATCCGCGCGGTGCCGGAGGGGATGGTGGTGCCGGTGCACAACCCGCTGGTCATCATCGAGAGCACCGACCCCAAGGTGCCCTGGCTGCCGGGCTGGCTCGAGACCGCCCTCTTGCGCGCGGTCTGGTACCCCACCACGGTCTGCACCATCTCCTGGGCCATCCGCAATACCATCCGGGAGTACCTGGAAAAGACCGCCGACGACCCCGAGGCCGAGCTGCCCTTCAAGCTGCACGACTTTGGCGCGCGGGGGGTGAGCAGCCTGGAGAGCGCTGGGCTCGGGGGCATGGCCCACCTGGTCAACTTCCAGGGCACCGACACTGTGACCGCCCTCGTCTACGCCCGCAACTACTACGGGGCCGAGATGGCCGGCTACTCCATCCCGGCTATGGAGCACTCCACCGTGACCAGCTTTGGCCGGGAGGGGGAGGCCCAGGCCTACCGCCAGATGATCGAGACCTACGGCAAGCCAGGTGCGCTTTTCGCCATGGTCATCGACTCCTACAACCGCGAGCACGCGGTGGGCCAGATCATCGGGGAAGAGCTGCGCGAGCTGATACAGAAGTCCGGGGCCACCGCGGTGATTCGCCCCGACTCGGGCGACCCGCCCTTTGTGGTTTTGCGCACGGTGCAGACCCTCGAGGCCAAGTTCGGCGCCACCGTCAACACCAAGGGCTACAAGGTGCTGAACGGGGTGCGGGTAATCCAGGGCGACGGGGTGAACGCCGACACCATTCGCAAGGTGTTGTTCTTGCTCGAGCAGTGGGGCTACAGCGCCTCCAACGTGGCCTTCGGCATGGGCGGGGCCCTCTTGCAGCACCCCCACCGCGACACCCAGAAGTTCGCCCAGAAGCTGCACCTGGTCACGGTGAACGGCCAGACCTACGGGGTGGGCAAAAGCCCGGTGGACGACCCGGTCAAGCTCTCCAAGCGGGGCCGCCTGGACGTTATCCGCGACGAGCGCGGCATCCGCACGGTGGAGCTGCCGCTGGAGGAGACCCAGCCCCACCCCCAGAGCATCCTGCACACGGTATTCGAAAACGGCGCGATTCTAAAGCGCTACACCTTCGAGGAGGTGCGGAAAAACGCCTAG
- the sufB gene encoding Fe-S cluster assembly protein SufB — protein sequence MPENIAVEDIGNEYKYGFVDEVKPVWKAEKGLSRRVVEAISYHKEEPAWMLDFRLRALEIYQAKPVPTWGADLSGLNMDEIYFYAKPTEKRDAQSWDEVPEEIRRTYERLGIPEAERKVLAGVGAQYDSEMVYHQVREELKRLGVIFVSIEEGLKRYEDLFREYFATVVPPEDNKYAALNSAVWSGGSFVYVPKGVKVELPLQAYFRVNTAELGQFERTLIIVDEGAEVHYIEGCTAPVYTTDSFHSGVIEIIVKEGAKSRYTTIQNWPHNMYNLVTQRAIVKKDAYHMWLDGNLGSKVTMKYPSSYLVEEGARSDILSIAFANTGQHQDAGGKLIFAASHTGGSIVSKSISKGSGRSSYRGLIKVYEGAKHVKVNVECDALLINEESRTDTYPYMEIEDDTATVGHEATVSRLNDEQIFYLQSRGLPEDEAAALIVRGFIEPVAKELPLEYAVELNKLIELEMEGSVG from the coding sequence ATGCCCGAGAACATCGCGGTTGAAGACATCGGCAACGAATACAAGTACGGCTTCGTGGACGAGGTGAAGCCGGTCTGGAAGGCTGAGAAGGGCCTCTCGCGGCGGGTGGTGGAGGCCATCAGCTACCACAAGGAGGAGCCCGCCTGGATGCTCGACTTCCGCCTCAGGGCGCTGGAAATCTACCAGGCTAAACCGGTGCCCACCTGGGGGGCCGACCTCTCGGGGCTCAACATGGACGAAATCTACTTCTATGCCAAGCCCACCGAGAAGCGCGACGCCCAGAGCTGGGATGAGGTGCCCGAGGAAATCCGCCGCACCTACGAGCGGCTTGGCATTCCCGAAGCCGAGCGCAAGGTGCTGGCCGGGGTGGGCGCGCAGTACGACTCGGAGATGGTCTACCACCAGGTGCGGGAAGAGCTGAAGCGCCTGGGGGTCATCTTTGTCTCCATCGAGGAAGGCCTGAAGCGCTACGAGGACCTCTTCCGCGAGTACTTCGCCACCGTGGTCCCCCCGGAGGACAACAAGTACGCCGCCCTCAACTCGGCAGTCTGGTCGGGGGGGAGCTTTGTGTATGTGCCCAAGGGGGTCAAGGTGGAGCTCCCTCTTCAGGCCTACTTCCGGGTGAACACCGCCGAGCTGGGCCAGTTCGAGCGCACCCTCATCATCGTGGACGAGGGGGCCGAGGTGCACTACATCGAGGGCTGCACCGCCCCCGTCTACACCACCGACTCCTTCCACTCTGGGGTAATCGAGATCATCGTGAAAGAGGGGGCCAAGAGCCGCTACACCACCATCCAGAACTGGCCCCACAACATGTACAACCTGGTCACCCAGCGGGCCATCGTGAAGAAGGACGCCTACCACATGTGGCTGGACGGCAACCTGGGCTCTAAGGTGACCATGAAGTACCCCTCCAGCTACCTGGTGGAGGAGGGGGCCCGCTCGGACATCCTCTCCATCGCCTTTGCCAACACCGGCCAGCACCAGGACGCCGGGGGCAAGCTCATCTTTGCCGCCTCCCACACCGGCGGCTCCATCGTCTCCAAGTCCATCTCCAAAGGCTCGGGCCGCAGCAGCTACCGGGGGCTCATCAAGGTGTACGAAGGGGCCAAGCACGTCAAGGTGAACGTGGAGTGCGATGCGCTTCTGATTAACGAAGAGTCGCGCACCGACACCTACCCCTACATGGAAATCGAGGACGACACCGCCACCGTGGGCCATGAGGCCACCGTGAGCCGCCTCAACGACGAGCAAATCTTCTACCTGCAAAGCCGGGGCCTGCCCGAGGACGAGGCGGCGGCCCTGATCGTGCGGGGCTTTATCGAGCCGGTGGCCAAGGAGCTGCCCCTGGAGTACGCGGTGGAGCTTAACAAGCTGATTGAGCTCGAGATGGAAGGGTCGGTGGGCTAA
- the sufD gene encoding Fe-S cluster assembly protein SufD, with amino-acid sequence MELTSTLSRDLVLQVSKALGEPEWLLAKRLEAWATFAKLPYPTTRTEEWKYTDIGGVPFESLPLELPTQQARPIPEAVQARIAQAELAGYAVFVGADLVHVELPEAYRAQGVVFTSLHQALQQHPELVEKYLFRTVNWKDLVGPQAKRPENSKIPALNAALFTHGVFLYIPKNVEFSKPIGVFKYLEGGQLSGSRTLIVGDVNSQAVYIEEYLSPTQVAPSVNTSATEIVVSPGAKVRHAHIQLLGQGFYHFHRQRALLERDGALNDLVVNMGASLSRAEVQSEMLGPGSSSEMLGLYFTTGRQHVDHYTLQHHVADHAYSDVLYKGAAKDQSHTVYAGLIKVEQGAQKTDAYQTNRNLLLSEDARSDSVPQLEIGANDVKCSHGSSTAPVAPEELFYLMSRGLPRPMAQQILVKGHMADVLTRIPIEPLRAYIESIIEEKVRV; translated from the coding sequence ATGGAGCTGACCTCCACCCTATCCCGCGATTTGGTGCTGCAGGTCTCCAAGGCCTTGGGAGAGCCCGAGTGGTTGTTGGCCAAGCGCCTGGAGGCCTGGGCCACCTTTGCCAAGCTGCCCTACCCCACCACCCGCACCGAGGAGTGGAAGTACACCGACATCGGCGGGGTGCCCTTCGAGAGCCTGCCGCTGGAGCTACCCACCCAGCAGGCCCGCCCCATCCCCGAGGCGGTACAGGCCCGCATCGCCCAGGCCGAGCTGGCCGGGTACGCGGTCTTCGTAGGGGCCGACCTGGTGCACGTGGAACTTCCCGAAGCCTACCGGGCCCAAGGGGTGGTCTTTACCAGCCTGCACCAGGCCCTGCAGCAGCACCCCGAGCTGGTGGAGAAGTACCTCTTCAGAACCGTGAACTGGAAGGACCTGGTGGGCCCCCAGGCCAAGCGCCCCGAGAACTCCAAGATTCCCGCTCTGAACGCGGCCCTCTTCACCCACGGGGTCTTTTTGTACATCCCCAAAAACGTGGAGTTCAGCAAGCCGATTGGGGTCTTTAAGTACCTGGAAGGCGGCCAACTCTCGGGTTCGCGCACCCTGATCGTGGGGGATGTGAACAGCCAGGCGGTTTACATAGAGGAGTACCTCTCCCCCACCCAGGTCGCCCCATCGGTCAACACCTCGGCCACCGAGATCGTGGTGAGCCCAGGGGCCAAGGTGCGCCACGCCCACATCCAGCTTCTGGGCCAGGGCTTCTACCACTTCCACCGCCAGCGGGCCCTTTTGGAGCGGGATGGGGCGCTGAACGACCTGGTGGTGAACATGGGGGCCTCCCTGAGCCGGGCTGAGGTGCAGTCAGAGATGCTAGGGCCAGGCTCCAGCTCGGAAATGCTGGGGCTTTACTTCACCACCGGGCGCCAGCACGTGGACCACTACACCCTGCAGCACCACGTGGCCGATCACGCCTACTCCGATGTGCTCTACAAAGGCGCGGCCAAGGACCAAAGCCACACCGTGTACGCAGGGCTCATCAAGGTGGAGCAGGGGGCCCAGAAGACCGACGCCTACCAAACCAACCGCAACCTACTGCTTTCCGAGGACGCCCGCAGCGACAGCGTGCCGCAGCTTGAGATCGGGGCCAACGATGTGAAGTGCTCGCACGGCTCCTCCACCGCCCCGGTGGCCCCAGAGGAGCTCTTCTACCTGATGAGCCGCGGCCTGCCCCGCCCCATGGCCCAGCAAATTCTGGTCAAGGGCCACATGGCCGATGTGCTGACCCGCATCCCCATCGAGCCCCTGCGGGCCTACATCGAGAGCATCATCGAGGAAAAGGTCAGGGTGTAG
- the sufC gene encoding Fe-S cluster assembly ATPase SufC: MANQLEIRNLHARIVDGEAILKGVNLVVPKGQIHAVMGPNGAGKSTLGKVIAGDPGYEVTQGDILVDGESILELGPDERARKGLFLAFQYPVEVPGVSNANFLRLALQAKRGEEVSVSEFYAKLQKALETLEWDESILTRYLNDGFSGGEKKRNEIMHMMVLEPTYAILDETDSGLDIDALKLVAKGVNAMRGPNFGALLITHYQRILNYIVPDAVHVMLDGRIVTSGGPELAMKLEAEGYDWVKELAITG, translated from the coding sequence ATGGCCAACCAACTCGAAATCCGCAATCTGCACGCCCGCATCGTAGACGGTGAAGCCATTCTAAAAGGGGTCAACCTGGTGGTGCCCAAGGGCCAGATTCACGCCGTTATGGGCCCCAACGGGGCCGGAAAGAGCACCCTGGGCAAGGTGATCGCCGGCGACCCGGGCTACGAGGTGACCCAGGGCGATATCCTGGTAGACGGCGAGAGCATCCTGGAGCTTGGCCCCGACGAGCGCGCCCGCAAGGGGCTCTTCCTGGCCTTCCAGTACCCGGTGGAGGTGCCCGGGGTCTCCAACGCCAACTTCCTGCGGCTGGCGCTGCAGGCCAAGCGGGGCGAGGAGGTGAGCGTCTCGGAGTTCTACGCCAAGCTGCAAAAGGCCCTGGAAACCCTGGAGTGGGACGAGAGCATCCTCACCCGCTACCTCAACGACGGCTTCTCGGGGGGCGAGAAGAAGCGCAACGAGATCATGCACATGATGGTGCTGGAGCCCACCTACGCCATCCTGGACGAGACCGACTCGGGGCTGGACATCGACGCTTTGAAGCTGGTGGCCAAGGGGGTCAACGCCATGCGGGGCCCTAACTTCGGCGCGCTGCTCATCACCCACTACCAGCGCATCCTCAACTACATCGTGCCCGACGCAGTGCATGTGATGCTGGACGGCCGCATCGTAACCTCGGGCGGGCCTGAGCTGGCAATGAAGCTCGAGGCCGAGGGCTACGACTGGGTCAAAGAGCTGGCCATAACCGGTTAG
- a CDS encoding phosphopentomutase: protein MKVTVVVLDSVGLGYLPDAAQFGDEGADTLDHTVLKTGLELPHLASLGLGHVPGVHTLPQAAEPLGAFGRMVEVNPGKDTSTGHWEFVGIHLQHPFQVFPEGFPQDFLAEYCRRIGVGGYLLNRPYSGTEAIRDYGEEHLRTGFPIVYTSADSVFQVAAHIGKVPLETLYGWCMTAREMLVGPLACARVIARPFEGEPGKFYRREDLRKDFALEPPPNVLDVIRAGGLEVVGVGKIPDIYAHRGFSREVRAGSNEEGMERTLELMRQDFTGLIFTNLVDFDAKYGHRRNPAGYAEALAAFDARLPEFLAALGPEDYLFIVSDHGNDPTYRGTDHTREYGMLLGVGPGLAGVNLGTRPTFADLAASLAKAFGLGWTGPGQSFI from the coding sequence ATGAAGGTCACCGTCGTTGTGCTGGACTCGGTGGGGCTGGGCTACCTGCCCGACGCCGCGCAGTTCGGCGATGAAGGGGCCGACACCCTCGACCACACCGTGCTCAAAACCGGCCTCGAGCTGCCCCACCTGGCCTCGCTGGGCCTGGGCCACGTGCCGGGCGTGCACACCCTGCCCCAAGCCGCCGAGCCCCTGGGTGCCTTTGGCCGCATGGTGGAGGTGAACCCCGGTAAGGACACCTCCACCGGCCACTGGGAGTTTGTGGGCATCCACCTACAACACCCCTTCCAGGTCTTTCCCGAAGGCTTCCCCCAGGACTTCCTGGCCGAGTACTGCCGGCGCATCGGGGTAGGGGGCTACCTCCTCAACCGGCCCTACTCGGGCACCGAGGCCATCCGCGACTACGGCGAGGAACACCTGCGCACCGGCTTTCCCATCGTCTATACCTCGGCGGATTCGGTCTTCCAGGTAGCCGCCCACATCGGCAAGGTGCCTCTGGAGACCCTCTACGGCTGGTGCATGACCGCCCGCGAGATGCTGGTGGGGCCGCTGGCCTGCGCCCGGGTGATTGCCCGCCCCTTCGAGGGCGAGCCGGGGAAGTTTTACCGGCGCGAAGACCTGCGCAAGGACTTTGCCTTAGAGCCCCCCCCCAACGTGCTGGACGTAATTCGTGCCGGGGGGTTGGAGGTGGTGGGGGTGGGCAAAATCCCCGACATCTACGCCCACCGGGGCTTTAGCCGCGAGGTCAGGGCCGGCAGCAACGAGGAGGGCATGGAGCGCACCCTGGAACTGATGCGGCAGGACTTTACCGGCCTCATCTTTACCAACCTGGTGGATTTCGACGCCAAGTACGGCCACCGCCGCAACCCCGCGGGCTACGCCGAGGCCCTGGCCGCCTTCGACGCCCGGCTGCCCGAGTTCCTGGCGGCCCTGGGCCCTGAGGACTACCTCTTCATCGTCTCCGACCACGGCAACGACCCCACCTACCGCGGCACCGACCACACCCGCGAGTACGGGATGCTTTTGGGGGTGGGGCCCGGCCTGGCCGGGGTGAACCTGGGCACCCGCCCCACCTTCGCCGACCTGGCGGCCAGCCTGGCCAAAGCCTTTGGCCTTGGCTGGACGGGGCCCGGCCAGAGCTTCATCTAG